The Leptolyngbya sp. CCY15150 genome includes a window with the following:
- a CDS encoding IS1 family transposase: protein MNCPHCASTNVVKNGHRNGKQSYLCRDCRRQFRDNPQQGYSQEVKALCVTMSLNGMGFRAIERVTGINHNSVINWVRQAAAAIPEENYEIPETAQLDELETFV, encoded by the coding sequence ATGAACTGTCCTCACTGCGCCAGCACCAACGTTGTCAAGAATGGGCATCGCAACGGCAAGCAAAGCTACCTGTGCCGAGACTGCCGCCGCCAGTTCCGAGACAATCCCCAACAGGGATACAGTCAAGAGGTCAAAGCCTTGTGTGTCACCATGTCCCTCAACGGTATGGGATTTCGAGCGATCGAGCGCGTGACCGGCATCAACCATAATAGTGTGATCAACTGGGTGCGCCAAGCCGCAGCAGCTATCCCTGAGGAGAATTATGAGATTCCCGAAACGGCCCAACTCGATGAGTTGGAAACGTTTGT